Genomic segment of Pelmatolapia mariae isolate MD_Pm_ZW linkage group LG6, Pm_UMD_F_2, whole genome shotgun sequence:
CTCTAAACGCTAGAGGTCAGTGGAAGAAGCTGTTTTGTTAGCAATTAACGGCTAAACGCTAGCTAGCGTGTGGGTTTGTTGACGAAGCGTTTCGCTTTGCTTGCATCGCTGGCGCGTGTTAATACACCTGGCTTTCACTTGTTTTTAGCCAGCGATGAGATTAGCATGAACACATTAAACAAATCCATATAATGTATGGCTGTTTTATCACAGCAAACGTGACTGTCATATTTGAATGAACTCCGGACTCCAGAGGATGTTGGTTGTGGTTAGGGGAGGGGCATTGAATGAGGGTTTCCCATTGGTGAGAAGACGCATCACAATGTGGTACATTATATTGATGCAAGTTTAAATTTACTGATTTTTCCAGCTTGGTGATACGTCCAACATGACTCGAGATTGGAAACCTGGCGATCTGATTTTTGCCAAGATGAAGGGTTATCCACACTGGCCTGCAAGAGTAAGTGCGATGCTTATATTGTGGACAGACATACAAATAAGGCAGATCGTGTGCAAACAAGCACCCAAGCAAATAAGCCACTACCATTTACAGCTGTAAGCAAACATCTGCTTTTTCTTATGTCTTTGCCAGATCGATGAAGTACCCGATGGTGCAGTGAAGCCATCCAACGTCAAGTTTCCAATTTTCTTCTTTGGCACCCATGAAACGTTAGTAACAGGCAGCTTGACACCTCCTTCAGTTTGATGTACTTACGGTGTTCTGCATGTTTCATTTGGTCTGAGTGATCTGAAGAGATTCAACTGGGTAAACTTGTTGAAGATCTTTACAGAGGTGTCACATGACGCTGACTCAAAACTGTAGAAGGATACATGTGACCTTTTCATTGTATTTATGAGTCATTGGAATGACCGGGAAGTGACTTCAGTGGTTATGGAAgtaaattttgttgttgttttaaaagctTTAGAGACCTGTCAGTCCTAGCAGTGCATGTACTCACCAGACTTTAtactacacagcaaaaaaagtattaaatataCAAACATCTTTTTCTGCAGTGCATTTCTTGGCCCCAAAGACATTTTTCCATACCTCCCTAACAAAGAGAAGTATGCCAAGCCTAACAAGAGAAAAGGATTCAATGAAGGATTGTGGGAGATTGAGAACAACCCAAAAGTAGAGCTTACTGCACCCAAGGTATatcctcctcttttcttttcttttttgtcttctcCAAAACCTATCCCAGTATTTGTCCTGCAGACATCAGGGCATTGGAATTGAATATACATCATAAAACTTGTTGCCCGGCTTTCTGTTTTGCTGACAAACATAAGTGGGCACCAGTTTGCATTCAGAGCATTTAGCCTTTAGCTACCTAAAAACTCAAGTATGGTTTGTTTACAGGAATAGTTTGGGTCATATTTGTTTAACTTCAAAGAAATTACCTGTTTCCTGCTGCCCTGTTCGGATCATCTGACATTACTGAATGTGCACAGCTACTTCTGAGCCCTGttcttcttgtgtttttttgccCAGTTTAATTTAACCAAAttcctttttgtttgtatttgaaGCCGGTTCCCCCTCAGTCTTTTGGTGAGAAGGATTCAGACAGCAGTCCAGAAGGAGAAGAGGATGCAGATGACAAGGTGATCAAAGCCAAAGTAAGTTTTTCTCTTCAGATCCCCCTCTGCAGACTGTATTTCACTTCACTGCACTCACATTCTGCTCGTTTGTCCCTGTGTCATCAGcttctttccttttgtttatttatttgtttttttgctagCCCTCAAGTCTTCCTCTTGCCTTCTTTATGATGAAAACCATATGACTGCAGCCAAAGCTTCACAGATTATTTGCTATTCTTTGATAACTGCTTCAGAGGCTTTTATGCCaacagttgtgtgtgtgtgcagcagaaGAATACTCGCTAACCTTTCTCCCTTTCAAGACTCGTTCACCCCACCACGCTGCGTCCTATGCTGTGTCTTGGGTGCATTCAGGTTCCAGGAAGTGAGGCTGAGCAGGAGAATgagaatgaggaggaggaggaggaggaggaggaagggtcTCTGATCTCTGAGCAGGGTCATCAGGACCAGGATGTACGTACTTTGCATGTTGTGACGCCCTAAAGCGGTGCAGGTTATTCTGTTCTCCTTGGGAAAAGCATGTGACACCTGGTGCTTTTATTTAATTGGTcgagtttttggtttgtttgtttgtttgttttcctgtttgactCAAAATTCTTGTCGTTGGCCACAAAACTTCCCCGGTGCTGGACGTTTCAATCGGAGAGCCTGGTGTgggttttgctgtttttaatgcttttgAGGTGATCGCTGATTTAGAAACTGATAGGTTTCTAAGAAAGcagtctgtttgttttcagtagatgaaataataataataagctcAGGTAAGGTCAAAGCTACCAGTGAAAATGGCTATAGATCTAATCTGTCTTCATTCAAGACCCAGTTCTGTGTGCGGCtataaagaaaacacaaaaagtgtaatttcttcttcttctctttccaccTCTTTGGGATCAATCTGACGTCCTGCTGCAGCGCTTTGCATTTCCTGCTTTTTCCTATCCATATAATGCACAAGTACTGTTTTCAATCAGTTAAtggtattttattttgcatggcTTTCTGTGTACCATGGAGAAAGGTAAGTCGGGACTCataattcaattaaattaaaatacattattttactaTGACATTCTTCCTGCTGTGACTGCAGTAATTTAATGACTCACAAGTTGTGTCCTATTTCTTTAATAAATACTGATTCATACTGAAGTTTTCATACCCCAAAATCTTTGTACTCGTACTTATAAAGtctatttgtgtgtatgtgtgtatatagctgcaaacaaacaaactaacaggcaaaaaaaaaaaaaaacttgtagtgAATAAAGGATTGATATATTTAATGATTCACAGAGTGTAGTATTTCAGGTATACACTAGATGGTGCCACTGACACCCCCTCCCCCACTACCATCAGCACCACCACCAAAATCAAagacagattgatgctttttttttttttaaatcgggGAGGACATTTACCTGCTCATTCTCTTACTGCTACAGCTTTCCTTCTTATATTAATGAGATAACAAAGAAAGCTAAAATTTGATGTGCGTTCTGATTAAAATAACTGGATGTGTCAATAATTTTAGGACTCTGCTCAGAAAGAATCACCAGATGTACCTAAACCCAAgcgaggaagaaagaaaaaggttgGCACCGGCTCTTAATTTGtttagtttaaaagaaaaagtgtaaTAACAATAGATTATAGTTTtgggtttttattgtttattaattgGTCTTTAGTACTTTGCTTTTAAATTCTTTCATTTCTTCCTAAATttcagagtgatgctgaccaGGAGAATGACAAAGATGATGTACCAGCAAGTCCTGTTAGTCCCACCGGTaggctgtttgttttgtggtgCTAGTATGATATTCCTGTAGGAGCAATGAGAAGTTAATAAATCAGAAGTTCATATTCATGACAATACATCTAATACACAGGAACAAGAGATGGAAATATACCCATTACAGCTTGTAGCCTGTATGATATATACATTAAACTTACTGGCAACTGTTAACAATGCATTATTATAGGACTGGACAGCTGTCCTTCATAACTTCTGCATATGATCAAAATGAatcgtgtgtctgtgtgtctccatTCATGTGATTAGGTGGAGAAGGCCCTAAACGAAGAGGCAGGAAGCCTAAGAGTGAGAAGTTGCTTTTGCTTCAGCAGCAGGAACAGCAAGGCTCCGGCAGTGAAATGTAACTACATGATTATCAACAGACACCGTACAAAATTCATGCAGACACAGAAGCTTCATGCTTTCTTTGCACAGTTTTTGCAGTGGCTCTTTGATGCTCTTCAGCCTGCTTAAAGGCCAGATCCTGAAACCCCGATTTCACTGGAATGTTAAAAGCCAAATCAGCCCAGCAGTATAAAAACAGatgcatttttctcttttttttttatttagggaCATTGGAGAGTCAGACAAAAAGCGAAAGAGGACAACAGAGGACAAGACCCAAAgtggagaggaagagaagaggaggaagaaggaaGGAAAGGACACAGAAGTAAAGGAGCCTGAAGCTAAGAAGAAGAAGTCCAAGGATGACAGTTCCTCTGGCTCTGACGATGAAGAGGCAAGTATCTATGCAATTAGTCTCTCCCATTGCCATCATTGTTTCTAAAAGAGGTGtcaaaaaaaacatgcttttgAGTACCTTAATCTCTCTTaatctcagaaaaataaaggcagAAAGAAACAGCAAAATGCAGATGTGGACAAAGATGTGCGGCGGCGGAAAGCTGATGAATTGAGAGAGTACGTTTATACACAGTAGTTATCAGAAGCTCAGAGCAAATGATAAAATGTAATCATGTGTGTCTTAATCCTGGATAGTTATGACATGTTGTATTTATTGCTATCTCATAGACCAGGTAGAgatgaagagaagaaaaatgaagagaggacAGGAGCCAAGAAAAAAGGTAATTTTGCCggtcaaaacaaaaaacatatatattcatatttttgtgGCAAGCTAAAAGTCAATTGTAGGTGCAAAAAGATTTTAGTGACCaatcaaaatataaattttttatttatatttcagtaaagttttttaaaagtagttATTTAAGAATAATCAtgttttcttcccttttctttcttcactTAGAAATGTCAACTGACTTGAAACTGCAGAGACTGCACAGTGAAATCAAAATTTCACTGAAAATTGACAACCCTGTAAGTTCACATCACTCTTCTTACATGTTACTCAGTCCACATTTCTCTTCTGACAACTTTATGAATCAGTGTTCTCCTGCACTGAGCTGACGAAGACAAAAGGTGTTAAACCCGTCAATGCTTCATCTAAAGTATCCATCAAAGACTAAAATAGTATTTACCCATAGACGCATACTTTTCTCATTGTGGTTTTATTGCACTGTTTAAATTATGCCAGAATGCTTGGACTCTTATGTGGGTATCTTAAGGTTAAGAATAAGCCTGCTACTCCATCCTTGTTAATGCGCTCCATGCATTATTCAGTCCGTCGGGCTCAGATCTGCACATGAGCTTTTACTTTAGTTCACTCAGTTTTAACTGGGCTGTGGGAAAACATAACTggcatttttttcctcctattTTTACCCCTCAACCGTATAATGCTGATGTGGTATTGGCATCACCTCAAATCGATACCATAGATGTATCTTCTAAAAATCTGGATTTTGGACTTCTTTTCTCCATCATCCATGCCATCTGTATTATTCCCTGTCTCTTGTCACTAGGATGTGAAGAAGTGTCTGGATGCATTAGATGAGATTGGTGCCCTTCAGGTCACAACCCAGCATCTGCAGAAACACAGCGAACTCATCGCCACGCTCAAAAAGGTAACAACATGAAGGAGTCTTATTTTGGATGCATTCTGCATCAGCGTTATTTCATGAGTGGTAATGCCTTCCTTCTTTGTTCATGTCCTAGATTCGTAGATTCAAAGCAAGCCAGGATATCATGGACAAGGCCACCATGTTGTACAATAAGTTTAAGAGCATGTTTCTGGTTGGAGAGGGTGACTGTGTGCTCAGCCAGGTGCTGAACAAATCTTTAGCTGAACAACGGCAGCACGAAGAAGCAAAGAAAGGAGCGCTGAAGAGGGTTGAACAAGCCAAAGAAAATAATTCTGGTACAGATCATcacattctttctttctttcgtgTTTTTTTTAGTGCTCTCTCTAAGCTGGCTGTTTGTATTGTGTTTGAAAACACTAGCCTACCTTTACAGTAGCCGTTTTGCATGCATGGGCCTATATATTTTTGGACACttgcaaaatgtattttgcaaAAATGTTGCATCAAAGCAGAGACAATCTTACTAtgttgtgattgcagccattcctgGACTTTGTGAATGGTACCatggttttgtgtgtttcatttttgtattttaacctTGTTGTGCTGGGTGGGAGATGAGCACAGCTTTTTAAGATAGACCACAAACATTATCAATACACGATCTAACATTTCACTAACTCTGTCATTCTTCCCTTGGAGAATATTTCTCTTACTTTTGTCCTCTGTTTAAGAACTACCAGTTCATCTAAGAGCTTTCATAAGGGGTATgtgttttgtaaataactttGATCTTTATCAGATTATAATCTTAATCTTGAGGGATTCTGCTGAAATATAATTCTAAGAACTTTGACACCAGCGGCTCCTTGTACTTGGAAGCTTTATATATGGTCCTTGGAGCTTGTATATTTTTTCCTGTATTATGCCACTGACATTGTCTTAGAAAATCTGCCTGAGGTGTCAGTTATTTAGGGTTCTGTCTTTGTAGTTCAGGGGAGCCGATCAAAGGTTTATGAGTGAGTCAAAGAGTCAACGACTCACTGTGGTTTAACAGCTCCTCACCACATTAACTGTCAATGCAGACATTGGTATTAAAGCTGGTATAACTGCAGCATGTGAGCTCAGTGAGAGGTTTTCCACTTGACTGGTGCCAATAAAAGTTTACCTTAATTGTAGGTCTTATCCATGCACGCCTCGACTTGGTTTTTCGGGGCATTTTCCATTAGGTGATAGTACCTGCTACCAGGCACTTTTTTAGTACCTACTCAGCCAGGGTTCTCAGTGATCTGAAAATATGATGTCAACAGACTGCACAGCACCGATTGGCTAGTCAACTCAATAAATTACTCAATAAATCACAAGAGTTTCTCCCACATGAAAATCAAAACGAGGGGAAATGGTGTCATAAAAAAACACCACTGTGGTCCTCgagtctgacaaaaagccaTAAACTGAGCAGCCGGTATACCATCGCCTCGACGTCCCCCTTTGTTTTGGCGTTCGTGTCGCTTGCAAATAACATCACGGGACTGTCAGCTGCTATAACAACCCCACGGATATTAGGTGGTACTCGGTTGTCATGAAAAACCACCAAAACCGAGTCAAGTCGAGCCAAAtaggtactagtggaaaagggctattGGTGTTGAATTTAGCCCGATGTGATCGCTGCTCTCCATCCAGTGATTTGCAGGATTGTAATGATTCTTTAGGACTGATGATGCAGGTCTGCTGTGGAGCACTACACACAGCTCCTGGATGGAACATTTCACAATAAATCAATAACATCACTGATTCCTAAACAGAGGTGCAGTGCATACAATGATAAAGTTACAGAGTGATATGAAGATATTTTGACCTGTTTTCATTTACCAAAATATGCCAGACTGGCAAACAGGCACAGATGCTAAAAAGCATGTTTCTACAGAAAGTAATGCACATTTATTATGGGTTGCTACAGATGGTATGTAAAAGGTCTGCATAACCTCtaggtctgaaaagtgaagtcaCTGAGCaggtgccttaaacctgcatttgcTCGCCACCAGGAGCCGACTCCTCTGGCTTCAAGGAAAACAACCCTCGCCTCCCATTCTCAGTGACTAATGACTGCCCTGATGAGGTGATTTTAGTCACTGGTTTGGAATCTTGTTTATTACAATGTGACAGTCATTTAGGAAATTATGGTCCCCCACTGGACTTTAAAACAAGGATGAAACAAGATTGCTAGTTGGAGAGTGTGCGGTGTCCCTCAGATACTTGTGACATATGCTTTTAAAACACTAAGATGGCAAAGGCTAAAATGCTCAGATCAGGGTTTCCCAAGAGAATGTCAGTAACCAGTAGGTGTAGTCATGGTAGCTGCATccatcctttatatacagtatgttgTCTGGTGGATTTTATTCTTATAACGGTGAGTAGGAGAAAGCTTTTATCAAATTGTGTGGAAATGgcagaaataacagaaaatgtCAGTTTTCTGTCAGTTAAGGTAACACAGACCTCTTTCCATTACGTTAAGCAGAAGGTTTGCGCTTACTACGTATTCAGCCTTTAAGGGCGTGACTGAGCCCCGGGCACAAGCTAGTGATGATGGTAACTGTATATGGAAATAAGATACCTATAAGCTATTTTGATGACTGCAAGGGAAAACAGTAACAGAAATGGGATAAAGTTGCATCTAGGACTTTCTGCTCATCATTTTAAATTCATTATGAACTTCTAACACACTTATAAATACCAGTAAACAGAAACATTGATCATCCGCCATCAGCTTCTTCTCCCCTTCCCAGGGGGACGTCACAGGATCAGTGTGGTTTGCATCCTTTCCAGAAAAACTAACCTTAATTACCACATTCTTGCTTGAAAATACAGTACTACGATCAAAATCTGTGCCTTTTATgaaaggtcttttttttttaagtgactaGCATGCCAAATGGATAGAAAAtcgtatttatttttgtaagatCCGGACCGGTCATGTGCCATCACATGCTCCTGTCATGGCTCAGGTTGTGCAGCGATGACTCTGTTTGACTCAGCCTGTGCGTCTCTGCCGAACAGACAAAGTGACAAATGGTGATGTCAGCCCCAACGAGAAGAAGcaggagatggagagagagaggcttCCCGAAGACGCTTCAGCAGGAGATAATCAAAGGTAGCTTTGAGAACACAAGCTTGATTGTGATCCTCCTGCACGCTTGATGCCCTCAACAGAAACTGTCAGTGTAAATCAGTTTAACCCATTAGTGCTGGTTATATAACTCCAATTCATAATGTATACATAGTTTTCAGGGCAGTGTCACACATGTAGGTTGttaacttttttcccctcttggtCCATTATACAAAAGGTCATCCTGGAAGGTGCAGTGTGATATCTGCCCACTCACACCTCGTCTTTGAGGTTCATACAAGTCACAAAATCAATGAAGGAAATAAAACCTTTAGAGCTTATTTTGTTATGTGGTGATTTGATGAAGTGTTCTTACTTCCATTAA
This window contains:
- the LOC134629123 gene encoding lens epithelium-derived growth factor-like isoform X1 → MTRDWKPGDLIFAKMKGYPHWPARIDEVPDGAVKPSNVKFPIFFFGTHETAFLGPKDIFPYLPNKEKYAKPNKRKGFNEGLWEIENNPKVELTAPKPVPPQSFGEKDSDSSPEGEEDADDKVIKAKVPGSEAEQENENEEEEEEEEEGSLISEQGHQDQDDSAQKESPDVPKPKRGRKKKSDADQENDKDDVPASPVSPTGGEGPKRRGRKPKSEKLLLLQQQEQQGSGSEMDIGESDKKRKRTTEDKTQSGEEEKRRKKEGKDTEVKEPEAKKKKSKDDSSSGSDDEEKNKGRKKQQNADVDKDVRRRKADELREPGRDEEKKNEERTGAKKKEMSTDLKLQRLHSEIKISLKIDNPDVKKCLDALDEIGALQVTTQHLQKHSELIATLKKIRRFKASQDIMDKATMLYNKFKSMFLVGEGDCVLSQVLNKSLAEQRQHEEAKKGALKRVEQAKENNSDKVTNGDVSPNEKKQEMERERLPEDASAGDNQSAPKTQEEST
- the LOC134629123 gene encoding PC4 and SFRS1-interacting protein-like isoform X2, encoding MTRDWKPGDLIFAKMKGYPHWPARIDEVPDGAVKPSNVKFPIFFFGTHETAFLGPKDIFPYLPNKEKYAKPNKRKGFNEGLWEIENNPKVELTAPKPVPPQSFGEKDSDSSPEGEEDADDKVIKAKDSAQKESPDVPKPKRGRKKKSDADQENDKDDVPASPVSPTGGEGPKRRGRKPKSEKLLLLQQQEQQGSGSEMDIGESDKKRKRTTEDKTQSGEEEKRRKKEGKDTEVKEPEAKKKKSKDDSSSGSDDEEKNKGRKKQQNADVDKDVRRRKADELREPGRDEEKKNEERTGAKKKEMSTDLKLQRLHSEIKISLKIDNPDVKKCLDALDEIGALQVTTQHLQKHSELIATLKKIRRFKASQDIMDKATMLYNKFKSMFLVGEGDCVLSQVLNKSLAEQRQHEEAKKGALKRVEQAKENNSDKVTNGDVSPNEKKQEMERERLPEDASAGDNQSAPKTQEEST